In Longimicrobium sp., the genomic stretch AAGCTGCGCGAGAAAGGGACCTTACGGCGAGGTCGCGTGCACCCTGGATCTTCGCACGATCTGGCGGTCACCCGAGCTTGCTCAGCACATCATCGAAAAAGGCGAGCTTATCATTGTCTCCCATAGACTCCGCAAGCGTTCGCCCCTCCGTACAAACCTCGCGAATGGCAGCCAGATCGACCGGATCGCCGGTCTGGGCGAGGAGGATCTGCGAGATCACCACATCCACCAGCGACACGAGGAAATACGGCGTATTACCGTTCTCCCGGAACAGTCGGGCAGCCTCTTCAATCGCGTCTCGTGATGCTCGCAGGTCCGGCAGCGACTCGACAGCATCCTCGGCATTCTCGGCGCGCCTGCGAAGAACTTGGCAGGTTGCACCGAGCGAGGTCGCGAGATCGCCCTGCACGCCGAGCTCGCGATCGATGCGGACGGCCTCCTCGACCGCGGCGACGGCCCTCTGCAGCCAGGCGGCGCGGGCCTCGCGGGTGGTCTCCAGCCCCGCCAGACCGGAGTAGCGGTTCGAGAGGTTGTTGAGCGACATCGCGAGGTCGCCGTGCACGCCCAGCTCGCGGCGGATGCGGATGGCCTCTTCGACCGCGTCGACGGCCTTGCGCAGCCATGCGACGCGGCCCTCGCGCGTGGTCTCTAACCCCGCTAGATCGGAGTAATGGACCGAGAGGTTGTTGAGCGAGGACGCGAGGTCGCCCTCGACGCCGAGCTCGCGACGGATGCGGACGGCGTCCTCGACCGCGTCGACGGCGCTGCGTAGCCAGGCGGCGCGGGCCTCGCGCGTGGTCTCCAGCCCCGCCAGATCGGAGTAGCGGTTCGAGAGGTTGTTGAGCGACGTGGCGAGGTCGCCCTGCACGCCCACCTCGCGGCGGATGCGGACGGCCTCCTCGACCGCGTCGACGGCGCTGCGCAGCCAGGCGGCGCGGGCCTCGCGCGTGGTCTCCAGCCCCTCCAAAGCGGAGTAGTGGACCGAGAGGTTGTTGAGCGAGGACGCGAGGTCGCCCTCGACGCCGAGTTCGCGACGGATGCGGACGGCCTCCTCGACGGCGTCGACGGCGCTGCGCAGCCAGGCGGCGCGGGCCTCGCGCGTGGTCTTCAGCCCCGCCAGATCGGAGTAGTGGATCGAGAGGTTGTTGAGCGACGTCGCAAGGTCGCCCTGCACGCCCAGCTCGCGATCGATGCGAATGGCCTCCTCGACCGCGTCGACGGCGCTGCGCAGCCAGGCGGCTCGGGCCTCGCGCTTGGTCTCGAGCCCCGCCAGATCGGAGTAGCGGTTCGCGAGGTTGTTGAGCGACATCGCGAGGTCGCCCTGCACGCCCAGCTCGCGGCGGATGCGGACGGCTTCCTCGACCGCGTCGACGGCCCTGCGCAGCCAGGCGGCGCGGGCCTCGCGCGTGGTCTCCAGCCCCGCCAGAGCGGAGTAGATGACGGAGAGGTTGTTGAGCGACGTCGCGAGGTCGCCCTGCACGCCCAGCCCGCGAAAAATGCGGACGGCCTCCTCGACCGCGTCGACGGCGCTGCGCAGCCAGGTGGCGCGGGCCTCGCGCGTGGTCTCCAGCCCCGCCAGATCGGAGTAGCGGTTCGAGAGGTTGTTGAGCGAGGACGCGAGGTCGCCCTGGACGCCAAGTTCGCGGTAGATGCGGACGGCCTCCTCGACGGCGTCGACGGCCCTGCGCAGCCAGGCGGCGCGGCCCTCGCGCGTGGTCTCCAGCCCCGACAGATCGGAGTAGCGGTTCGAGAGGTTGTTGAGCGACATCGCGAGGTCGCCCTGCACGCCCAGCTCGCGGCGGATGCGGATGGCCTCTTCGACAGCGTCGCCGGCCTTGCGCAGCCAGGCGGCGCGGGCTTCGCACGTGGTCTCCAGCCCCGCCAGATCGGAGTAGCGGTTCGAGAGGTTGTTGAGCGAGGACGCGAGGTCGCCCTGCACGCCCAGCCCGCGAAAAATGCGGACGGCCTCCTCGACCGCGTCGACGGCCCTGCGCAGCCAGGCGTCGCGGGCCTCACGCGTGGTCTCCAGCCCCGCCAGATCGGAGTAGTGGATCGAGAGGTTGTTGAGCGACGTCGCAAGGTCGCCCTGTACGCCCAGCTCGCGATAGATGCGGACGGCCTCCTCGACCGCGTCGACGGCCCTGCGCAGCCAGGCGGCGCGGGCCTCGCGCGTGGTCTCGAGCCCCGCCAGATCGGAGTAGCGGTTCGAGAGGTTGTTGAGCGACATCGCGAGGTCGCCCTGAACGCCTAGCTCGCTGTAGATGCGAACGGCCTCCTCGACCGCGTCGACGGCCCTGCGCAGCCACGCGGCGCGGCCCTCGCGCGTGGTCTCCAGCCCCGTCAGATCGGAGTAAATGACAGACAGATTGTTCAGTGCCAGGGCACGAAAGGATGTATCTGACTTATCCGCCAATTCAGTGACCGCGATGAAGTTTCTTTCAGCTGCGAGCAATACATCCTGGCGTTTAGTTCTCGTCCCTGCTCTGGCTGCTCTAAACTTTACATAGTACACGCCTGTTCCGATGTGCATCTGAATTCTCGAAACGGAATCGGCAGACAATGCCGAGATGAAGGCATCCCAGGTTCTCAGATCGCCGGGGCCGAGGGCAATTGCTTCGAACTGTACGTCGAGGCACGTGGGCAGCTCTCCTCGAAGCGCAATCCACAAAGAGCTCTGCAGCGCATCTAGGCTTGCGGCGACGTCGTGTGGAGACAGGGAGAACGCACGGGCAGCGGCATCGAACAAGTTCCGCTCGGATGGCGCTTGGGTTACTGCGAACAGCTTCACGAGGCGGAGAACTCCTTGGTCCACGGATGTGAGCCGCCGCCAGTATTCTTGCCACAACTCAAGCACGCTTGATGGCAGACCGGCGAGGTGCGCGTCGCGGAGTGTGCCTTCGACGTGCGCTGGCGCGAGCATCGAGAGCACGTAGAGCGGCGTAGCGTCCCGCTCGGCCGCCCGCGCGGCGGCAAGGTCCAGCAGCCGTGGCTCCGCTTCGATGTCCCTCTGCTCGACACATGCGGCAACCAACTCGCGGCACTGCTCACGCGAGAGTGCGCCGAGAACCAGCCGCGAACTCGCCGTCAGTTGGAGGTCCTGCAACTCGGTGGGCGAGAACGGAGGCTGGATATCGCTCCACTCTTGGCTACGCGCAGCGACAAGCACCCGCACGTCGCGGTAGCGGGCGCTCACCTCGGGAATGTCGCGCAGACGCGCGCGTAGCGCGGACATGAGCCCTCGAAGCTCGTTCGGCTTCTCGTGTGCGTCGTCGAACACGATCACGCCACCGCCAGACGCGGCATCGAGCAGTTCTTCCACCTTTTCGGCGCGCAGATCGGGCTCGACCACCAGCACTTTTTCCGGCCGCGTTGCCTCCAAGTGGACGAAGAGCGTCGTCGTCTTCCCCGCGCCGGGTTTGCCGAGGATCAGGCGGTTGCGAAGCTCGCCGGAAAGCTGCTGCCATTCGCGAAGCTCGATGCGCTTGGCCAGCCACTCCGCCGGGCGGGCCTGGAGTGCGGCGCGGACCAGCTCGCCGTCGTACGGGGTGACCAGCCGGAAGCCGGGGCGGTCACCGGGAAGGCCGAGGCGCGCACAGGTCTCGCGCCAGACGGAATCGCGCGTGGCTACGTCGAGGATCGTATCCCGGTGAAACATTCTCAGCTCGAGACCGACTTCTTCCTCGACCTCCCTCTTCCACGGTCCCCAAGTCTTCTCCGTCGGCGCGTCCGCTGTCACGAACACCATCACGATGGCTGCTTCACGATCCGGATCCTCGGTCCACCGCTTCGCATCGTGCAGCACCTTGGACCGGCTGCAGTCGAACGAAACGGCCACCACGCAGCGTTCGCCGTCGGGCGTGACGGCGACCGCGTCGCGGCCAAAGTCGCTGCGCGCGTTGCTGAAGCGCACGTCCGTGTAGCCCTCGTGGTGCAGCAACCCCAGGACGAAGTTCTGGAACGGCCGCCAGCCGTCGTTCTTCCGGAGATCGTCGAGATGGCGCTCAAGACTCGCGCGGCGGACGTCGATCATGATCGCTTGGGGTGTATCGTACGTGAGGATTTCTGTCGAATCGATCGGCAGGACAGGCGATCGTGGAACGATACGCCAACGGGGCTCATCGAGCCACGACCATCGAGTGCCGCATAGGAAACCGCGCCGTCTCTCCCCCTGTTCCCTGTCCCCTATCCCCTGTTCCCTGCTGGTTTTGACAGTGCGGAGGACGGCGGTTACATTGGCGCGTTCCGTTTCCGGAATCCCGGACGCGGTTTTCACATAGATCCGAACCGTGACTGAACTTATGGAACTTCGTGAGTTCTTGGCCGAGGACGCGATCCAGCTCGACCTGAAGGGGGAGAGCAAGGACGAGATCCTGAAGGAGCTCATCGGCTTGCTGGGGGTGGACGAGAAGAGCCAGGGCATCCTGTTCAAGATGCTCAAGCGCCGCGAGAACCTGGGCTCCACCGGGATCGGGAAGAACATCGCCATCCCGCACTGCCGCTCGCTGGTGGTGAACCGCCTGCGCCTGGCCTTCGGGCGCAAGCGGGGCGGCGTGGACTACAAGGCCATCGACGACCAGCCGGTGAGCTACTTCTTCCTGATCGTGGCGCCGCCGCTGGAGGTGAGCAACCAGTACCTGCCGGTGCTGGGGCGCATCGCCCAGTTCGCCAAGGAGACGGACGTGACCGAGCGGCTGGCGCAGCTGCAGGACCCGCGCGAGTTCCTCGCACTGCTCGAGGAAAAGGGCGTCTGAGCGAGGAGACGAACGCACATGCATCCCAATCTGGAAACGCTGCTGGAGATCCAGGACCTGAAGTCGCAGCGGCGCGAGCTGGCCGAGGCCGGCGGGCGCGAGGTCCAGGAGCAGGTGTTCGGGCTGAGCGTGGACGACGCCGTCCACGAGCTCGACACCAAGATCGCCGAGATGGAGGGCACGCTGCCGCCGGCTGTGCTGAGCCGGTACCGCCGCGTGAGCGCGCGGATGCCGCGAGTGGTGGCGCCGGTGATCAACGGCACGTGCTACGGCTGCTTCGTGGCCGTGCCCACCGCGCAGGCCAGCGACGCCGAACGCAACGCCGAGATCCGCATCTGCCAGAACTGCGGCCGGTTCCTCTACCACGTCGACTGAGGAAAGTAGTCCTGAGTCCTGAGTCCTGAGTCCCAAGTAACTGAAGGCCGGCCCGATGCTGCTGCGTCGGGCCGGCTTTTTCGTGCGCCCACTCAGGACTTAGGACTCAGGACTCAGGACTCCGAAAACGAAGAAGCCGGCCCTGGCGCTTGCGCGGGGAACCGGCTTCTCAGTGCAGGAAGGGAATCGGGAAGCGAGACCGCCTGCGGGGACGCGTGACCACCATCTTGATGTAGTCGGTGTTGCCGTCCACCACCAGCTCGCAGTAGTACACTCCCGTGGGAACCACCCTGCCGTTCAGGTCCCTGCCGTCCCAGCGGGCCTGCTTCCGCCCGGGCTCGGTATAGGGGAGGTTGTTCACCGGCACGTCGGGCCCTCGCGGATGGCCCACGGCCTTGGGTATGGCGACAAGCTGACGAAAGATGTTCACGATCCGGATGGAGACGACCCGGCTGCCTCCATGCTGGAACAGGCTTTCCTCCAGGTAGAACGGGATGTATGTGCCCGGGTTTGCGGGGTTCGGATAGTTCTGCTCCAGGTGAAAGCCCTTCTGGGTCACCACGGGCCGGCTTCCGGCGGGGTCCTGCGCCCGTGCCGCGGGGGGGGAGAGGAAGCCGTAGATCACCAGGAGGAGGAGCAGAACAGGTGGGGCGCGCCGCATCAGCACCTCTCTGTTCATGCGTTTACCGTCGCATTCGCCTCCTGGATCGCACGGGTCGTGACGGTGGAAGTGTAGGGTTGACCTCAGTATATCCGCCGCGTCCGCAGCGGGTCAAGCAGACTACGGACGGCGCCGCGGAGTCCCGCGCGACCCGCCGTCTACCCCGCTCGCGCCGCGAAGATTCACCCTCGCAACGCCCATCCTGCCGTACCGACACGCATCCCTCCGCCGACCCCTACCGGCCACCGGCGACACCGATCCTGTCCGGCCGATTCCGCCAGCCGGGATGCGGGGCAGGCGATCTTTGATTCTCTCACAGAGGACACGGAGGACACAGAGGCACAGAGCCCGCGTCGTGTACCTCCGTGACCTCTGTGTCCTCTGTGAGAGACCTTCTTTCAGTCGTCGTCCGCCTCGCCGGCGTCTGCGGGAACGGCGGCGGCGAACTGGTCGAGGAAGAGCTCGAGCGATCGGAAGGGGCGGTCCTGCTGCACGTGCGTCTCCAGGAACACGCGCAGGAGCGCGCGGTGCAGCCCCGCGTCGGCCAGCGGCTCCGCGGGCGCGCGGCCG encodes the following:
- a CDS encoding PTS sugar transporter subunit IIA, which gives rise to MELREFLAEDAIQLDLKGESKDEILKELIGLLGVDEKSQGILFKMLKRRENLGSTGIGKNIAIPHCRSLVVNRLRLAFGRKRGGVDYKAIDDQPVSYFFLIVAPPLEVSNQYLPVLGRIAQFAKETDVTERLAQLQDPREFLALLEEKGV
- a CDS encoding C4-type zinc ribbon domain-containing protein, yielding MHPNLETLLEIQDLKSQRRELAEAGGREVQEQVFGLSVDDAVHELDTKIAEMEGTLPPAVLSRYRRVSARMPRVVAPVINGTCYGCFVAVPTAQASDAERNAEIRICQNCGRFLYHVD